Below is a genomic region from Bacteroidales bacterium.
TAAACGTTAAGAATTATTCAATCATCAATCAAAATAACCAATCATGAATTCAAAAATCTTAATATTACTCTTTCTCTTGTCCTTACAGGGAATGTTATATGCACAGACTCCCGAACAGGCGGCACATGACAATAAAATGGGATGGTGGCGTGAAGCGAAATTCGGGATGTTTATTCACTGGGGACCATATTCTTTATACGGAGGGGTCTATAATGGTTTCAACCAGCACCGCGGAGGTGCCGAATGGATCATGAACCGGTGTAAGATACCTGTTGCGGAATACCGCGCTAAGGCAAGTACATTCAATCCCGTGAAATTCGATGCAGATGCTGTTGTTCGCCTGGCTAAAGAAACAGGAATGAAATATATCGTGTTCACTACGAAACATCACGACGGCTTTGCCATGTTCAAAAGCAATGCAAGTGAATTTAATATCGTTGATTATACACCCTATAAAAAGGATATCGTAGCTGCACTGGCCGATGCATGCAGAAAACACGATATGAAACTTGGTTTTTATTATTCGCAATCACAGGACTGGTGTAATGCTGGCGGTGCAACTGCCCGTAAACTGATGTGGGAAGGCTGGCCAAATCCGGATTCCGTACGTATCAATAAATATACGGCAGCTAACAAGGGCGCCTGGGACTGTCTCCAGTTGGATGCTACCTTCGAGGAATATTTCTATCGGGTATCTCTTCCCCAGGTAAAAGAACTTTTGAGCAATTATGGCGATGTGTCCGTCATCTGGTGGGATACTCCCATGTCCATATCCGATAAACTGGCCGGAGAACTGAAAGCCGAACTAAGTAAATACCCCCAGATCATCACCAACGACCGTCTGAAACGACCGAATTTTCCCGGTGATTATAAAACCCCCGAAGGAAGAGTTCCCAAAGCTGCAGATATTGAAGGAGTGGACTGGGAAACCTGTATGAATATTGGTGGTTCATGGGGCTATAAAAGTTGGGACAAGAGTTGGAAATCATCCGAAATGCTGATCCGGAACCTGATCACTATTGCTGCAAGAGGCGGTAATTACCTGTTGAATATAGGTCCGGACCCGGAAGGAGTGGTTCCTGAAGAAGCTGTTTCCCGGTTGAAAGATATGGGACAGTGGATGAAAACAAACGGAGAAGCCATTTATGGTACGCAAAGAAGCCTGCATACCCCTGTATGGGGCGAGTGTACCCGTAAAGACGGAAAAAGCAGCACAACATTATATCTCTGCGTGTTTGATTGGCCAACTGACGGAAAACTTGTTTTCGATGCGTCATACAGGATAAAAAATGCCAGTATGTTGCATGATGGCAGCAAACTTACCGCAAAAAAAACCAAAGAAGGTATTGTGATCG
It encodes:
- a CDS encoding alpha-L-fucosidase; this translates as MNSKILILLFLLSLQGMLYAQTPEQAAHDNKMGWWREAKFGMFIHWGPYSLYGGVYNGFNQHRGGAEWIMNRCKIPVAEYRAKASTFNPVKFDADAVVRLAKETGMKYIVFTTKHHDGFAMFKSNASEFNIVDYTPYKKDIVAALADACRKHDMKLGFYYSQSQDWCNAGGATARKLMWEGWPNPDSVRINKYTAANKGAWDCLQLDATFEEYFYRVSLPQVKELLSNYGDVSVIWWDTPMSISDKLAGELKAELSKYPQIITNDRLKRPNFPGDYKTPEGRVPKAADIEGVDWETCMNIGGSWGYKSWDKSWKSSEMLIRNLITIAARGGNYLLNIGPDPEGVVPEEAVSRLKDMGQWMKTNGEAIYGTQRSLHTPVWGECTRKDGKSSTTLYLCVFDWPTDGKLVFDASYRIKNASMLHDGSKLTAKKTKEGIVIDIPKQAPDQIASVIKLELSQKLPVITVQSNTAKYFEIVDEK